From the genome of Candidatus Rhodoluna planktonica:
GTAAACCAGTTTCACCGTGGCCGCGGTGATCATCGGCGTAGACGCTGAAACCGGCGCGATTAAATGCAGCGGCGACGTGATCGTAGCGTCGAGCGTGTTCGCCAAGCCCGTGCGCAATTTGAACGATGGCTTTGGGATTAGTAACCGGCCACTCATAAAAAGTGATTGGCACGTTGAAAGAATCGTTGAAACTTCTAACCAATGGCAGCGCTGTCATGCCAACAGAATACGCCTTAAAACTTTTTCAGATTTATCCCGGGCCATTCCCAGAAAACATCCAGACTTGGTGGCCAAACTGACAAAGTGAACAAAAACGCAAACGAATTACTGCTGGTCGAACCGACCAAGCGTTTGCGCATTGGTTCAGCAAAAACCCGCGATTTAAAACGCGCTCAAGACACCATCGAAACAATTGCCTGGAGCACTGTGGTGGCAGTGACCACAATGTTCCTCATTGATGGCGGAATTTCCCAGGTGAACGATGCTGCATCTTTGTTCAACAGCATCTCCAGACTAACCGCACTCTTAGGCACAGATCTGCTGCTCATCCACATGCTTTTGATTGCACGCGTGCCCTGGATTGACAAATTTTACGGTCACGACAAAGCCACCCTGGCTCACAAGAAACTGGGTAAACCGGTGCTCTATTTTGTCGTTGCCCACTTTGCCGCATCGCTTATCGAATTCAGCATTAGTAACCGCGAAAACGTTTTGGCCACCTGGTGGTGGCTAACCACCAGCATTGAAAACATGCTTGCCGCCACGGTTTCGTTGCTGCTGATGATAGCCGTAGTCATAACCTCGCTAAATTTTGCTCGCAAGAAAATGAGTTATGAGGCCTGGTTCATCGTCCACTTGCTGAGCTATGCCTCGGTTTTGCTGGCAGTGCCCCACATTTTTACCACCGGCTCTGATGTTGCTGGCAAACCAGTTGCCACAATCTTTTGGGTTACCCTTTACCTTTTCGTAGCGGTAAACCTTATTTGGTATCGGGTTTTGCAGCCGCTGGTTCGCTACTTCAGATCTAAGACCCGCATCGTATCCGTGGTACCAGAATCTAAAGACACCGTCTCGCTCTACATCAGCGGCAAGAATTTAGCGGCACTGGGTGGTCAAGCCGGGCAGTTCTACATGATTCGCCTGCTAACCAAGACCAAGTGGTGGCGGCCTCATCCTTTTTCAATTTCAACCGCGCCAAACGACCAGGTCATTCGATTTAGCATCGGTCACCGCGGAGACTTTACCGGTCAGATGGCATCGGTAAAACCGGGTACCAAGGTGTTGCTTGAAGGACCCTATGGCGTTTTCACTGAAGAGCGTCGCACCAAAGAAAAAGTTGTTCTGATTGCCTCCGGAATCGGAATTCCTCCGGTTCGTGCCTTAGCCGAATCGATGGCAGCTCGGCCCGGCGATGTCACCGTCATCTATCGAATGCGCGATGAGGGTGATGCGGCATTGCTAAATGAGGTTCGAGTAATTTGCGAAAAACGCAACTTCGACTTGCACGTTATTGCTGGCCCAAGGGGTAGCAAAAATTCTTGGTTGAATTTTGATGCCAGCGGCAAGCCAGACCAAGCTCGACTTGTTGGGATGGTGCCAGATGTTGCCGATGCCGACATTTTTATCTGCGGCCCCGAAAAATGGACACACCTGGTAGCAAAGTCTGCCCAGAAAGCCGGAGTTCCTGCCGAGCAAATTCACTCAGAGGAGTATGCCTGGTGAGAAGTCAGACTAAATCGGCCGTGGGCTTGCTTTCGATCGGTGTAATTGCCGCCTCATATCAGTTGGGGGCGCATGCCAACCAACCAATCGGCGAAACCGTGGCTAGCACAACCGCAACCGGCAGCGGCAGCCCGGCACCCGAGAGTGGTACCACCACTTCAGAGAGTGGCAGCACCGCAGCCTCCACCGCACCCGCCACAACCGACCAAGGTGCAGCAACCTCAGCTGCGGCTGGCACCTCGCAGTCGTCAGCAAGTTCAACTGCAACGAAACCGAAAACGGCTGAGCCGACGACGAAAGCACCTGCAGCCAAAACGGTTTCGAAAACATCGACCGCGGTCAACTACAAATACGGAACCATTCAGTTAGAAGTGGTGAAATCGGGATCGACGATTAAAGACATCAATCTGATTCAAGCGACGACCGAGGGACGAGAATATGCCCAGGTTCCGCCTATCTTGGTGCAGGCTGCTCTGGCTGCGCAGGGCAGCAACTTCGGCAACATCTCGAGAGCCACGTTTGTGACAAACGCATTTAAGCAAGCATTGGATGACGCCCTTGCAAAGTTCTAATTGGCAAAAAATCGCGCCAAAAAATACCGCCAAAAGAAATGGTTGGCGGCTGGGAGCATCCATCACGGCTTTGCTCAGCATCGGTGGCGGTGTTTTGGTAAATCTTTGGCTGAATCCGCCAACGCAAAACTCAAACCTGAGCGCAAATGCTAACGCGAAGGCATCATCAGATTTAGTGCAATACCGTTACGGAGAAGTTCAGTTGGAGGCAGTGACCGAGGCTGGCAAGTTGACTGCGGTGAATCTTCTTACCGCGACCGCATCCCCCGGTTATGAACCTGCGTTTCAGCTGCTTCAAGAAGCTGCACTGGCTGCCCAGGGCACCGATTTTCAAAATATTTCTGGGGCAACGTTTAGTTCAAAGGCATTCAAAGAAGCGTTGGCGAACGCGATTGGCAAAATAAAGTGATCGAATTTGACCGCACCGAATTATGCATGGGCACGGCATTCACGCTGAGCGGTCGAACCGAACTATCTAGCCAAGAATTAGACCAGGTCATTGCCGAAGCTTGGCAGATCTTGCACGATGCTGACCTTACTTTCAGCCTTTATAAGCCGCATTCGCCTTTGTCGCGGCTCTACCGAGGCGAAGCAAGTCTTGACCGGTTGCCCGCGGTTGTGGCTGAAATCTGGGATGCCTGCGACGAATGGGAGGTCACTACCGAGGGCTGGTTTA
Proteins encoded in this window:
- a CDS encoding ferric reductase-like transmembrane domain-containing protein; amino-acid sequence: MNKNANELLLVEPTKRLRIGSAKTRDLKRAQDTIETIAWSTVVAVTTMFLIDGGISQVNDAASLFNSISRLTALLGTDLLLIHMLLIARVPWIDKFYGHDKATLAHKKLGKPVLYFVVAHFAASLIEFSISNRENVLATWWWLTTSIENMLAATVSLLLMIAVVITSLNFARKKMSYEAWFIVHLLSYASVLLAVPHIFTTGSDVAGKPVATIFWVTLYLFVAVNLIWYRVLQPLVRYFRSKTRIVSVVPESKDTVSLYISGKNLAALGGQAGQFYMIRLLTKTKWWRPHPFSISTAPNDQVIRFSIGHRGDFTGQMASVKPGTKVLLEGPYGVFTEERRTKEKVVLIASGIGIPPVRALAESMAARPGDVTVIYRMRDEGDAALLNEVRVICEKRNFDLHVIAGPRGSKNSWLNFDASGKPDQARLVGMVPDVADADIFICGPEKWTHLVAKSAQKAGVPAEQIHSEEYAW
- a CDS encoding FMN-binding protein, translating into MQSSNWQKIAPKNTAKRNGWRLGASITALLSIGGGVLVNLWLNPPTQNSNLSANANAKASSDLVQYRYGEVQLEAVTEAGKLTAVNLLTATASPGYEPAFQLLQEAALAAQGTDFQNISGATFSSKAFKEALANAIGKIK